Sequence from the Argentina anserina chromosome 7, drPotAnse1.1, whole genome shotgun sequence genome:
GTTGTGAGTTCAACTCATGAATAGTAAGTATCACAAGAATTTAATCACTACAAAAAATATTCACAAAACCCACATCTCTTCTTAATCGTGGGTGTAGCCCAATTAGCCACAAATATAGAGTAAaatctctataaattaatatgcTCGGAACTgagaaaatttattattttagcgatatattaatatatcgattaattaataacttattaatttatcaatgtataataaatattttctttcattttttcaaaTGAAAAAGTTTTACTTTTTGTTCATGCACCATATTGTTGAATGTAACATAGatattgttcaaaatattatattgttcgatatattattttattttatttgatgataattaaatcaataaaaaatttcaatgaaatcctcataaatgtaaaatttattatataaactatgtcattattaatttatatattcgatagagtctatatgaattctcaaatttctattatcttaaaaatttagtgaaatattaatttaaatattaatttaacacGTTCGTCCCGAGTCGGGACcgataaaaaatattattttaatgaggttattaattaattgaatATTAATTAACGAGGTTGTATTGTATATGGCCATTGGGGACCTCCACATTGTAgctacattttctcaattcagTCAATTGTGTTTGATACTGCCGCGGCCTTTGGTCCATTATCTCACATTTGCGGATGGTTCGAAAAATATATAAGCTCTACAGCTAGGTGATGATTGACTTGAAGTATGAAGTCTTGCCCCTTGGAGTCAAGCTAGGTTCATGCACGCATGTTCTTGGAAATTATTGGAAACAACTATATATTCCACCAGCCCCACTCCCCTCATTTTCCAAATTGACGAGGAAATATGTCACTAAAATTATACGTTGACTTGGTTAAGCATACCTAGGGTAAAATCATTTGCAGGCATACATAGGGTAATATATATCATTTGCAGGATATACATGCATgtcgaatatatatataaaactagAGGTGAACCAGTTCAGACGTACGTCAGAGAGTCAGAGAGATCAGATTGATCAGAAAGAGGGGAGGAATAGGAGACATCGATGAAGACTGGTGCTCAAACTCACCATGTTCAACATTTCAGCCACCAACATCCCTTGAAGCTTTCGAATCACCCAAGCCATGTTGCAAGCTTATGTGCAGGTTGCAAGCTCATCTGTGCCGGCTCAGCTGGATCAATCTACACTTGCAGTGCTGGTTGCAATTACTTCCTCCACACGTCATGCGCGCAAATGCCTCAGCAAATGACACACCCGTTTGATCAAAACCATGTCCTCACTCTTCTTCCGATCCCTGCATACCCTGGAGGCGAATTCAGATGTAATGCTTGTTGGAAGGATGGCAGCGGGTTTTCCTACCACTGCGGACCTTGCGACATTGACCTCCACATGAACTGCGCTTCGATGCCGCTATCTCTTCCTCCCCATCAGCAGTTCCACCATCCTCACCAACTCAATCTCACCTTCTCGATGCAACCTGGTTCTCCCAACTCATTCATGTGTGATATATGCAACAACGCTGGGCACAAAGAGTGGTTCTACTGGTGCGTTCCTTGTGATTTCACTGCGCATTTGGGCTGTGCAAGGTCAAAACCAAGACCCAGTATTCCCGTCATGCCCAACTTTGCACCATCACCAACATATGCTGGGCAACCTCCTGTCGATGCCAGTATTCCCGTCATGCCCAACTTCGCACCATCAACAACATATGCTAGGCAACCTCCTGTCGATACCAGTATTCCCGTCATGCCCAACTTTGCACCATCAACAACATATGCTAGGC
This genomic interval carries:
- the LOC126802733 gene encoding uncharacterized protein LOC126802733 produces the protein MKTGAQTHHVQHFSHQHPLKLSNHPSHVASLCAGCKLICAGSAGSIYTCSAGCNYFLHTSCAQMPQQMTHPFDQNHVLTLLPIPAYPGGEFRCNACWKDGSGFSYHCGPCDIDLHMNCASMPLSLPPHQQFHHPHQLNLTFSMQPGSPNSFMCDICNNAGHKEWFYWCVPCDFTAHLGCARSKPRPSIPVMPNFAPSPTYAGQPPVDASIPVMPNFAPSTTYARQPPVDTSIPVMPNFAPSTTYARQPPVDASIPVMPNFAPSTTYARQPPVHASIPVMPNFAPSTTYARQPPVVASISVMPNFAPSITYAKQPPALGRIINNSFTNLHGQVNGLTKTVIQSLVGRGGGDGSSFSILFDGSGFQQGNGLDQTVTPDIFDSGGSTGSSGFDFGTTDFGSSAIGGLGDLISNSLDLFG